One part of the Bradyrhizobium sp. CB1650 genome encodes these proteins:
- a CDS encoding DUF4399 domain-containing protein yields the protein MVSNALAAMTMSLLIVAGAFGSAHAQSKPAGGPSPAPAGAAVYFVDIKDGQTVPTKFTVHFGLKGMGVAPAGSDKENSGHHHLLIDAELPPLDRPIPNDFNHLHFGAGQTEAEVTLPPGDHTLQLLLGDKNHVPNTAPLFSDRIHVHVVDSAAAPSAQAAPRAGRHPSPAGAKVYFVYPENGSYITPTTIVRFGLVGMGVAPAGFEKQNTGHHHLLIDTSLPSFDQPVPNDFNHLHFGAGQTEAKVTLPLGRHTLQLVLADENHVPHDPPVYSKPIHVVVTANGRKPVRKNHRIARQ from the coding sequence CAAAACCCGCCGGCGGTCCCTCACCCGCTCCCGCCGGCGCTGCGGTCTACTTCGTGGATATCAAGGATGGGCAGACCGTCCCGACCAAGTTCACCGTCCATTTTGGCCTGAAGGGAATGGGGGTCGCCCCGGCCGGCTCCGACAAGGAAAACTCCGGTCATCATCATCTGTTGATCGATGCCGAGCTTCCGCCGCTGGACCGTCCCATTCCAAACGACTTCAATCATCTGCATTTTGGTGCAGGTCAGACCGAAGCAGAAGTGACCCTGCCGCCGGGAGATCACACTCTGCAGTTGCTGTTGGGCGACAAGAACCACGTTCCGAATACAGCACCGCTGTTCTCGGACCGTATCCATGTTCACGTCGTGGACTCGGCTGCTGCGCCGTCGGCTCAAGCAGCACCGCGTGCGGGACGCCACCCGTCGCCAGCGGGAGCCAAAGTCTATTTCGTTTACCCCGAGAATGGTTCGTACATAACGCCGACGACCATCGTCCGTTTCGGACTCGTCGGAATGGGCGTCGCCCCCGCCGGCTTCGAAAAACAAAATACCGGTCACCATCATTTGCTGATCGATACCAGCCTGCCGTCGTTCGACCAGCCGGTACCGAATGACTTCAACCATCTCCATTTCGGTGCCGGTCAAACCGAAGCCAAAGTCACCCTGCCCTTGGGTCGCCACACGTTACAGCTCGTCCTGGCCGACGAAAACCACGTGCCGCACGATCCTCCGGTCTATTCAAAGCCGATCCACGTCGTGGTCACCGCCAACGGACGCAAGCCGGTTCGAAAAAATCACCGAATCGCGCGCCAGTAG
- the proS gene encoding proline--tRNA ligase has translation MRLSRFFLPILKENPKEAEIVSHRLMLRAGMIRQEAAGIYAWLPLGFRVLKKIEQIVREEQDRSGALELLMPTLQLADLWRESGRYDAYGPEMLRIADRHKRELLYGPTNEEMITEIFRAYVKSYRNLPLNLYHIQWKFRDEQRPRFGVMRGREFLMKDAYSFDLSEAGARVAYNKMFVAYLRTFARMGLKAIPMRAETGPIGGDLSHEFIVLAETGESGVFINRDVLDLPVPGEDVDYDGDLTPIIKQWTSLYAATEDVHDAARFEKEVPEDKRLDTRGIEVGQIFYFGTKYSEPMKALVAGPDGAEVPIHGGSYGVGVSRLLGAIIEACHDDAGIKWPEAVAPFRVVVLNLKQGDTAVDAACEKLYAELSAKGVDVLYDDTDQRAGAKFAAADLIGIPWQIMIGPKGLADGKVEIKRRSDGARETMSPADVVARLVG, from the coding sequence ATGCGGTTGTCGCGGTTCTTTCTGCCCATCCTGAAGGAAAATCCGAAAGAGGCGGAGATCGTCTCGCATCGCCTGATGCTGCGCGCCGGCATGATCCGGCAGGAAGCGGCGGGCATCTATGCCTGGCTGCCGCTCGGTTTTCGCGTGCTGAAGAAGATCGAGCAGATCGTGCGCGAGGAGCAGGACCGGTCGGGCGCGCTGGAACTGTTGATGCCGACGCTCCAGCTCGCCGACCTCTGGCGCGAGAGCGGCCGTTACGACGCCTACGGCCCGGAGATGCTGCGCATCGCCGACCGCCACAAGCGCGAGCTCCTGTACGGGCCGACCAACGAGGAAATGATCACCGAGATCTTCCGGGCCTACGTGAAGTCGTACAGGAACCTTCCGCTCAATCTCTATCATATCCAATGGAAGTTCCGCGACGAGCAGCGTCCGCGCTTCGGGGTGATGCGCGGCCGCGAGTTCCTGATGAAGGACGCCTATTCCTTCGATCTCAGCGAGGCGGGCGCGCGCGTCGCCTACAACAAGATGTTCGTCGCCTACCTGCGCACCTTCGCGCGGATGGGGCTGAAGGCGATTCCGATGCGCGCCGAGACCGGCCCGATCGGCGGCGATCTCAGCCACGAGTTCATCGTGCTCGCTGAGACCGGCGAATCCGGCGTCTTCATCAATCGTGACGTGCTGGACCTGCCGGTGCCGGGCGAGGACGTCGATTATGACGGCGATCTGACGCCGATCATCAAGCAATGGACCTCGCTCTATGCCGCGACCGAGGACGTCCATGACGCTGCGCGTTTCGAAAAGGAAGTGCCCGAGGACAAGCGGCTCGATACCCGCGGTATCGAGGTCGGCCAGATCTTCTATTTCGGCACGAAATATTCCGAGCCGATGAAGGCACTGGTGGCGGGACCGGACGGCGCCGAGGTGCCGATCCATGGCGGCTCCTATGGCGTCGGCGTCTCGCGCCTGCTCGGCGCCATCATCGAGGCCTGCCATGACGATGCCGGCATCAAATGGCCGGAGGCGGTGGCGCCGTTCCGCGTCGTGGTGCTCAATCTCAAGCAGGGCGACACCGCCGTCGATGCCGCCTGCGAGAAGCTCTATGCCGAGCTCAGCGCCAAGGGCGTCGATGTGCTCTACGACGACACCGACCAGCGCGCCGGCGCCAAATTCGCCGCCGCCGATCTGATCGGCATTCCCTGGCAGATCATGATCGGGCCGAAGGGGCTCGCCGACGGCAAGGTCGAGATCAAGCGGCGCAGCGACGGCGCGCGGGAGACCATGTCGCCGGCCGACGTGGTCGCTCGCCTGGTCGGCTGA
- a CDS encoding zinc-binding alcohol dehydrogenase family protein yields the protein MKAAVLKSFGSPLAIEDVTDPVPGTGEVIVDVVATRVLSYANEVFSGIRNYALDLPVIPGPGGIGRVRAIGPDATKLKVGDWVFCDPTVRSRDDATAPDITLQGWSARDEGGMRLQKHFRHGSFAEQMMVPTENVKRLGAITAAEATQWCALGTLLVPYGGLLAADLQPGETVLMSGATGNFGSAAVAVAVAMGAACVVTPGRNDKVLTDLVRRFGNRVRPVKLSGNESDDREQMVRAAPGPIDVVFDIMPPSVSTNVVRAAIMTVRAYGRVVLMGGVGMAGGPGLELPYPWIMRNCVTIHGVWMYPPDAAMRLTALVRAGLLRLEEYEVKEFDLDHANEAVAFAAANAGPFKMTVLRP from the coding sequence ATGAAAGCTGCCGTGCTCAAATCCTTCGGATCGCCGCTTGCGATCGAGGACGTCACCGACCCGGTGCCCGGCACCGGCGAGGTGATCGTCGACGTCGTCGCGACCCGCGTCTTGTCCTATGCCAACGAGGTCTTCAGCGGGATACGCAACTACGCGCTCGACCTGCCCGTGATCCCCGGCCCCGGCGGCATCGGCCGCGTCCGCGCGATCGGACCGGACGCGACCAAGCTTAAGGTCGGCGACTGGGTGTTCTGCGATCCGACCGTGCGCTCCCGCGACGACGCGACGGCGCCAGACATCACGCTGCAGGGCTGGAGCGCGCGCGACGAGGGCGGCATGCGCCTGCAAAAGCACTTCCGCCACGGCTCCTTCGCGGAGCAGATGATGGTGCCGACGGAGAACGTGAAGCGGCTCGGCGCGATCACGGCGGCAGAGGCGACGCAATGGTGCGCGCTCGGAACGCTGCTGGTGCCCTATGGCGGCCTCCTCGCCGCCGATCTGCAGCCGGGCGAGACCGTGCTAATGAGCGGCGCCACCGGCAATTTCGGCAGCGCCGCGGTAGCGGTCGCGGTGGCGATGGGCGCAGCCTGCGTGGTGACGCCCGGCCGCAACGACAAGGTCCTCACTGATCTCGTCCGCCGGTTCGGCAACCGGGTGCGGCCGGTCAAGCTGTCCGGCAACGAGAGCGATGATCGCGAGCAGATGGTGCGCGCAGCACCCGGGCCGATCGACGTCGTCTTCGACATCATGCCGCCCTCGGTGAGCACGAATGTGGTGCGCGCCGCGATCATGACGGTGCGCGCCTACGGACGCGTCGTGCTGATGGGCGGGGTCGGCATGGCGGGTGGCCCGGGGTTGGAGCTGCCCTACCCCTGGATCATGCGCAATTGCGTCACCATCCACGGCGTCTGGATGTACCCGCCGGACGCGGCGATGCGCCTGACCGCGCTGGTGCGCGCGGGCCTGCTGCGGCTGGAGGAATACGAGGTGAAAGAGTTCGACCTCGACCACGCCAACGAGGCGGTGGCCTTTGCTGCGGCCAATGCCGGGCCGTTCAAGATGACGGTGCTGCGGCCGTAA
- a CDS encoding lipoprotein-releasing ABC transporter permease subunit: MDETMTEHVQTAPFAPFEWMLSARYLRARRKEGFISVIAGFSFLGIMLGVATLIIVMAVMNGFRKELLDKILGLNGHILVQPLESPLTDWKDVAERISQVQGIRLAAPVVDGQALASSPWNASGVLVRGIRADDLNNLTSIAKNIKQGSIEGFDDGQGVAIGRRLADQLSLHAGDSITLVAPKGAVTPMGTTPRIKPYKIVAVFEIGMSEYDLGFVFMPLAEAQAYFNRSNDVTSIEVFTTNPDRIDAFRKSVSEAAGRPVFLVDWRQRNSTFFNALQVERNVMFLILTMIVLVAALNIVSGLIMLVKDKGSDIAILRTMGASQGSIMRIFLITGASIGVVGTLVGFIVGLVICLNIESIRQFLSWLTSTELFSPELYFLSKLPAEIDIGETTAVVIMALTLSFLATLYPSWRAARLDPVEALRYE, from the coding sequence ATGGATGAAACCATGACCGAACACGTGCAAACCGCGCCTTTCGCGCCATTCGAGTGGATGCTGTCGGCGCGTTACCTGCGGGCGCGCCGCAAGGAGGGATTCATCTCGGTCATCGCCGGGTTCTCCTTTCTCGGCATCATGCTCGGCGTCGCCACGCTGATCATCGTCATGGCCGTGATGAACGGCTTCCGCAAGGAGCTGCTCGACAAGATCCTGGGCCTGAATGGCCATATCCTGGTGCAGCCGCTGGAATCGCCGCTGACCGACTGGAAGGACGTGGCAGAGCGCATCAGCCAGGTGCAGGGCATAAGGCTCGCCGCGCCCGTCGTCGACGGCCAGGCGCTGGCGTCCTCGCCCTGGAACGCGTCGGGCGTGCTGGTCCGCGGCATCCGCGCCGACGACCTCAACAACCTCACCTCGATCGCCAAGAACATCAAGCAGGGCTCGATCGAAGGCTTTGACGACGGGCAGGGCGTCGCGATCGGCCGGCGCCTCGCCGACCAGCTCTCGCTGCATGCCGGCGACAGCATCACGCTGGTTGCGCCGAAGGGCGCCGTGACGCCAATGGGTACCACGCCGCGCATAAAGCCGTACAAGATCGTCGCCGTGTTCGAGATCGGCATGTCCGAATACGATCTCGGCTTCGTGTTCATGCCGCTCGCCGAAGCGCAGGCCTATTTCAACCGCAGCAACGACGTCACCTCGATCGAGGTGTTCACCACCAATCCCGACCGGATCGATGCGTTTCGCAAGTCGGTGAGCGAGGCGGCCGGCCGTCCGGTGTTCCTGGTCGACTGGCGGCAGCGCAACTCGACCTTCTTCAACGCGCTCCAGGTCGAGCGCAACGTGATGTTCCTGATCCTCACCATGATCGTGCTGGTCGCAGCGCTGAACATCGTCTCCGGCCTGATCATGCTTGTGAAGGACAAGGGCAGCGACATCGCGATCCTGCGCACGATGGGCGCCTCGCAAGGCTCGATCATGCGGATTTTCCTGATCACGGGGGCCTCGATCGGCGTGGTCGGCACGCTGGTCGGCTTCATCGTCGGGCTGGTGATCTGCCTCAACATCGAGTCGATCCGGCAGTTCCTGTCCTGGCTGACCAGCACCGAGCTGTTCTCGCCGGAACTCTATTTCCTCTCGAAGCTACCCGCCGAGATCGACATCGGCGAGACCACGGCGGTGGTCATCATGGCGCTGACGCTATCGTTCCTGGCGACGCTCTATCCGTCCTGGCGCGCGGCACGCCTCGATCCCGTCGAAGCGCTCCGGTACGAGTGA
- a CDS encoding ABC transporter ATP-binding protein, whose product MEQQQGAEDVPVIYLHEIKRQYLQGEVPLTILDGAKLALWAGQSVALVAPSGSGKSTLLHIAGLLEAPDSGEVYVGGAPTSQLPDIERTQLRRTDIGFVYQSHRLLPEFTALENVMLPQMIRGLKRSESIKRAKDILSYLGLGDRITHRPAELSGGEQQRVAIARAVANAPRVLLADEPTGNLDPHTADHVFQALMQLVKATRVAMLIATHNMELAGRMDRRVSLSDGQVVELE is encoded by the coding sequence ATGGAGCAGCAGCAGGGGGCTGAAGATGTCCCGGTCATTTATCTCCACGAGATAAAGCGGCAGTACTTGCAGGGCGAGGTGCCGCTGACCATCCTGGACGGCGCCAAGCTCGCGCTGTGGGCCGGGCAGTCGGTCGCGCTGGTGGCGCCGTCGGGCTCGGGCAAGTCGACGCTATTGCACATCGCCGGCCTGCTGGAGGCGCCCGATTCCGGCGAGGTCTATGTCGGGGGCGCGCCGACCTCGCAGCTACCCGACATCGAGCGGACCCAGCTTCGCCGCACCGACATCGGCTTCGTCTACCAGTCGCACCGGCTCCTGCCGGAATTCACGGCGCTCGAGAACGTGATGCTGCCGCAGATGATCCGCGGCCTGAAGCGCTCCGAGAGCATCAAGCGCGCCAAGGACATCCTGTCCTATCTCGGCCTCGGCGACCGCATCACCCACCGCCCGGCGGAGCTGTCGGGCGGCGAGCAGCAGCGCGTCGCCATCGCGCGCGCGGTCGCCAACGCACCGCGCGTGCTGCTCGCGGACGAGCCGACCGGCAATCTCGATCCGCACACGGCCGATCACGTGTTCCAGGCCCTGATGCAGCTCGTCAAGGCGACCCGGGTCGCGATGCTGATCGCGACCCATAACATGGAGCTCGCCGGCCGCATGGACCGGCGCGTCTCGCTCTCCGACGGCCAAGTGGTCGAGCTGGAGTAA